A region from the Rhodothermus sp. genome encodes:
- the argC gene encoding N-acetyl-gamma-glutamyl-phosphate reductase, with protein MTSTHRIAVLHGAGYVGGELIRLLLAHPYCELAAVTSRTFAGQPLWHAHPMLRGQTDLTFVAEEALTLSELDAVFIAAEHGQSAYVVQRLLTKGYQGAIIDLSADFRFQEATVYPAWFGFEHPAPELLGQFVYGLPEIHAPYTTGTRLVANPGCFATGLALALWPLSRHLEAATVAVTALTGASGSGTRPRATTHFPERDGNVRAYKVLAHQHLPEVQQVVGPALRIAFVPASGPWTRGIWGTVHVLADGLEAREVARWYETAYRQTPFVRLWPDQLPELRYAVHTPFCDLGWVVRDGQLVVGFALDNLLKGAASQAIQNLNLLLGLPQTAGLLPTPAEVPL; from the coding sequence ATGACCTCCACACACCGCATCGCTGTTTTGCACGGCGCCGGCTACGTCGGCGGCGAACTGATCCGCCTGCTGCTGGCCCATCCGTATTGCGAGCTGGCAGCCGTCACCAGCCGCACCTTCGCCGGCCAGCCCCTCTGGCATGCCCACCCGATGCTTCGCGGACAGACCGACCTGACGTTCGTCGCAGAAGAGGCGCTGACGCTCTCGGAGCTGGACGCCGTGTTCATTGCCGCCGAGCACGGACAGAGTGCCTACGTCGTGCAGCGTCTGCTCACAAAGGGCTATCAGGGCGCTATCATTGACCTGAGTGCTGACTTTCGTTTTCAGGAGGCGACTGTTTATCCGGCATGGTTCGGGTTCGAGCACCCTGCACCCGAACTGCTCGGCCAGTTCGTTTATGGCCTGCCGGAGATCCACGCGCCCTATACAACCGGCACACGCCTGGTGGCCAATCCAGGCTGCTTTGCCACCGGTCTGGCGTTGGCACTCTGGCCCCTGAGCCGTCACCTCGAAGCGGCTACGGTCGCCGTCACCGCACTGACCGGCGCTTCCGGCTCCGGCACCCGCCCCCGGGCTACCACACATTTTCCCGAACGCGACGGCAATGTGCGGGCCTATAAGGTGCTGGCTCACCAGCACCTGCCCGAGGTGCAACAGGTGGTCGGACCTGCGCTTCGGATTGCATTTGTACCGGCTTCAGGGCCGTGGACGCGAGGCATCTGGGGCACGGTCCACGTCCTCGCCGATGGGCTGGAGGCCCGCGAAGTGGCCCGCTGGTACGAAACCGCCTACCGTCAGACCCCCTTCGTGCGCCTGTGGCCCGATCAGCTTCCCGAGCTGCGTTACGCTGTCCACACCCCGTTCTGTGACCTGGGGTGGGTTGTGCGCGATGGGCAGCTGGTCGTGGGTTTTGCGCTGGACAACCTGCTGAAAGGGGCTGCCAGCCAGGCCATTCAGAACCTGAACCTGCTGCTGGGTCTGCCCCAGACGGCTGGCCTGCTTCCTACACCTGCCGAAGTCCCCCTTTAA